The sequence TGGTGATGACGCCCACATTCCTCCCAGGCACAGAGGGAGCCAATGGAACTTGCATCAACAGGGATGTGTCCTTAGCACACCCATTGCATCACCCCACAGGTAGAATGCAAGATGACACCACAGCTTCTGTTTTTGCCTAGTCTCCTGCTCTTTTCCTCCTAAACAGGCTAATATTCTGGTTCTTCTTTCCTTGCCCTAGTTTGGCCTGGGCAGAAGTGGACACAATTCCATTGCTTCAGTGCCGCAAAGATATGGAAGGGCACCTCCTTGGAGGCCTGTGACAGCACCCATAATTATGCTTGTGCCATAGCACCCTCTGAAACAACAAAGCACCCTTGATTCCTCTCTCATCACCTAGCAGTTTGTCTGTACACCTGCCTGCTGTCACCCTCTGAGAAGGACTCAGGTTTTCTGAGTGCTGCATGAACAAGCAATTTCATCCTAGGCTTCTCTTAAAATGAAGCTTAAGAACAAAAGTCGTAAGAAAACAATGGGCACTCAGGTTGCCTACTCAGGAGCTTTCTGGTTTCAGGATGAAGAGGAGAACAATGCTGGAAACAAAGGGGAGCAGACCAAGAACCCTGACCTACATGAAGACAATGTCACCGAACAGACGCATCACATCATCATCCCCAGCTACGCAGCCTGGTTTGACTATAACAGGTGCTCAAGTGGGGACCGGGGAGGGCTTTTCCTCTCAGTACCTCCATCCTTCCAGTCTGTTCTAACGCTTCCGTTTGATTTTTCCTCAGTGTCCATGCTATTGAGCGGAGAGCCCTCCCAGAATTTTTCAATGGCAAGAACAAGTCAAAGACTCCTGAAATGTAAGATTGCTGTTATAAGCAGTAAGGTCTGTTCTGGGATAGTAAATGTGGCAACCTTTTTCCTCTGGTAAGAGGAGGGCTGGGGGAAGTCTCCTTATTTCCTAATCCAAGGATTCCCAAACTTTCTTTCaagtttcattcaggtggtccatggcaTGTAGTCTTGCAGTTTGAAGCAGGGAGATGGCACATCCACTgcattaaataccgtatttttcgctctataggatgcactttttccccttcgaaaatgaaggggaaatgtgtgtgcgtcctatggagcgaagaagccatagccctgcgaccctctcccggctggagaggtgacgcgcggctatggcaagagcctctatagccgtgcaTCACCTCTCCAATCGGGAGAGCgcacgcggggctaaagaagccccgcttaccctctccCAACTGGGGAGGTGacgtgcggctatggcaggagcccctatagccgcgtgtcacctctccaaccAGGAGAGCgagcgcggggctaaagaagccatacccccgcgaccctctcccagctgaagaggtgacgcgcggctatggcaagaGCCTCTCCGCTGcacgcctttccgctgctccctgacctgctctttggggctggtggtgggcttccccccgccagccccaaagagcaggttgaaaggaacctgaagcctggagagcgagaggggtcggtgtgcaccgacccctctcgctctccaggcttccaaggtagccgcctgaaggcgactgGACGCACCTTAAAcgacaccttgttttagagggggaaaacaaaagggggaaaattctccccctctctgcgcaacgcctcctgccgctttgctgaaggggcgctgggcagggagggggggatttttttttcttcttgttttcccccctctaaaacaaggtgcgtcctattgtccggtgcgtcctatagagcgaaaaatacggtatgttgatttttttacttgtatttttgtagcttcttttatttcttatgttgtatgttgttgcactacagttTGAATTCTGTGGAATAATAAAATGCCATATATAATAAATGACAGCAGTAACAAAGTACAATTAAAAAACATACATACAGCATTTGGCACAGTGCATTCCAATTGCTACAATGGACAGAAAAActattaagtggtctgccaagaccctcagcaattttcaagtagtCAGTGTAAAAAAAAGTTAGGGAACCGTTATACTGGCCTCTGTAGTATATGGGAGAGAATAGGCCTTAATATCATGGGAATACTTTACAGGGTGACACGGGTTATAAATAGTGGTTCTGACTGTCAtctttttctttctgctgcaCTTTAGCTACTTGGCATACCGCAATTTCATGATTGACACATACCGGCTCAATCCACAGGAGTACCTAACCTCGACTGCCTGCCGTCGGAACCTGGCTGGGGATGTGTGTGCCATCATGAGGTATGCTGAGAAACAGAATAGCCGAGCAAAGCCAGAAGGAATGTATTCAAGACAGAAGCGGCCTCTAGCATTCTAGCTTTCGTACAGGGCTTAGTGCAACAGGATTTTTCCTCGTTTCTTAGCTCCCATTGTGTTTAATAGCAAAAATTATTTAAAGGTGATGAAAACTGAACATGCCCTgttgaagaagaaacagaagttttGCTTGAGAGTCTTCTTGTTTGACAAAATTGATCTTCCTTATCTGGCTGTTTGGCAGATAATTTGTCCTGGGGAGGGAGTCCAGCTCCTGATCCTCTTAAAAGCAGAGAATAGAATTTGCCACATGGCTGAGCTTCGGGTCCAACTCTGATCCTCTCATGCAGAGTCCATGCCTTCCTGGAGCAATGGGGACTCATTAATTACCAAGTGGATGCAGAGAGCCGGCCGACACCCATGGGACCACCACCGACATCTCATTTCCATGTTCTGGCTGACACCCCTTCGGGATTGGTGCCACTGCAGCCCAaaacaccccaggtagtgtgagaAGAAATTTATTCAATTTCATTTaggtattttaaatgtttatagCTTGGTGGTTTAAAAATCTTCAAGGGGTAGCGTCCAAAACAcattaaaagcaaaatgaaattatACAAGAATCTAGAAACATCTGATAAAATGAATTAATAGACATTAATTAGAGCATCAGAAAATTGGGAGTGGGGAGTAATTGGGACAACCCAAAATCCCTTTAGAGAATGGTTGTCTTGGTCTGGGTTTAAAAAGCCAGGAAGTAGCAGGGGGAACTTCCACATTCATGCAAGCTAGAATCAATTTGCTAGCTTCAAATCATCCCTGCTTCTATGGAAGACttcatttctttgtttcctatCCTAAAAGATACATCAGACTGGGGCTTAGTGCAAAATTGTGCTTATTCTTCAGAGTCGTCAGAGCGATAGCGACACCAAGGCTGGACGAAAGAACAAAGAGATTGAAGACCTTGTCACTGAGACGGTGAAGGGGAAACCTGAGCTGGTAGGAGAAAGAAGTGCTTCTGGAAGGGAACTATAAATTGTCAGTGTTTCTGGGGTCTAAAAGAGCAGGGCTGCATGgactttccccttctttcccatCAATTTTTAGGATGCATAAGAGATGAATTGTCACATCTTTCACTTCAGGAGTTTCTTAAATGTTGTTGGCTATAGTTTACCTTATAGGCTAACTATAAAATTTCATTGTCAAAGGCCAAGCAAGTCACAAAAAAGAAAGCACCTGCAGATATCTGCCACTGAAAGTTCAGACCCATCCAAGAAGTGGACAGCTTTTCACAACAGATGTGTATGGTCGCTGTCCAACCATTGCAGTCTGTGTTGTAAATTGGCCACAAAAAGAATGCGGTGATGGACATGTTTTCTCTCTGGCTGTGTTTACATCACAGGGAGCtcattcttctctttccccagcAAACCACAGCTTCCCAACAGATGCTGAACTTCCCTGACAAGAGCAAGGAGAAGCCACCAGACATGCAAAACTTTGGGCTTCGCACTGACATGTACACCAAGAAGAATGCTCCTTCCAAGGTAAAGAGTGGGGAGAGGGTGGGTTTGCTGGTATCTGTTCCCTGGTTGGTGTACAGAGGGCCACCAAGAGACAACGGGTTGCCTCCGCCCACTGCCTAGACCATGCAGGGACACAGGACTGGGTAAGAGAGAAACAGCCAGCTCCTCTCCAGTTCTGGCCCAAGGCTGAGCCGGAGAGTACAGCTGAAGAACAGAAAGCCCCTCCACGGCAGGCGTGCCAAAACCTTACACTGAGAAAGAGGCCTCTAAGGACACGTGATGGTCAGATTATGGGGCTGGAGGCCTCCTGGTGACTGACCAGGGTTGTGTTCTAATGCGTGGTTTCCCCACAGAGCAAAGCTGCTGCCAGTGCTACTCGTGAGTGGACAGAGCAGgagacgctgctgctgctggaggtgAGAGGACAGAAACATGATTAACTTCCCACAAAAGTGCCTAAGGCACTTCTTGAGTATTGCTTCCTCTTCCTGCCCCTCATTTGTCCTTAGACCACCCACACATACTGTGAACTGAGACACCGAATAGATTTTTGAAAGTTGTATCTCTGACTcacaaatacataaaatatacaacatttgtaacaacagcagcaaatttcttatacaccacccatctgactgggttaccccagccactctgggcggtttccaacaaaatacaaaggaagaaaacacaacatcaaacgttaaaagcttcccgatacaggctgccttcaaatgtctacGAAAAGTCATAACATTttcttatctctttgacatcttgcattgagggaaccaccagaaggcccctggagttggatctcagtgtctgggctgaacaatgggggtggagatgttccttcaggtatacgggactgaagccatttagggctttaaaggtcaacaccaacactttgaattgtgcgcagaaatatgcatttatttaggAGCTACACTAAACATGGGCACTGAATGTGAGCCTGGCCTCTGAAAAGCTTCAGGCATGTAGAACATCCATTGTGGTGCTGTTGACTGGCTGTTTCTGATCCTTGCCCTTGACCGTTCATGTCCAATGCGTCGTTTCTCTTCACTGCTTTTTAGGCTCTGGAGATGTACAAGGATGACTGGAACAAAGTTTCTGAGCACGTTGGCAGCCGCACGCAGGACGAGTGCATTCTGCATTTCCTGCGCCTTCCTATCGAGGACCCTTACCTGGAGGACTCGGAGGCCTCTCTTGGGCCTCTGGCCTATCAACCCATTCCCTTCAGCCAGTCGGGCAACCCCGTGATGAGCACCGTGGCCTTCTTGGCTTCTGTCGTGGACCCTCGTGTGGCATCCGCAGCAGCCAAGTCAGCCCTTGGTAATTCACTGGGGCTCTTCAGGCTCCCCCCACCGCGCCCTTAGGGACGGAAAGGCTATTAAGTCTGTAAATGGGTGCAGTTGTAGAACAGGTCTAGGACATCACTGTCCAAGAGACTCCTGGAAATTCTCTCCAGCCTTGTCATTTTAAGAGTTGACAGTGCACATATGTTAACAAGCTTTTCTCTACAGACTTaaatacttctttttaaaaaggaaagctgtGGATCTCAGGATGCCAAATTCTGGGCCAGCATCCTGGGAACCAGTAAGGAAATTTTTGCTATCATTTATGTGATGCTAATACCCAGGCTGAACTTGGTCCCCAAACAAGCATCATTCTCACTTCCCCTCCCTCACCTTTTGTTGGTCTGAGATCTCTGAGTTTGCTACTTTCTGAAAGCCTAGCCAATACTCTGCTCCACAGTCTCATCTTGTAGAGGAAATGAGGGCACTTTTCACGACTTGACTCAAGTACAGTACAGGTATATGCTGCAGCGACAGCATCCAtcgcagatggctatccaacccctgcttaaaaacctccaaagtagGTTTACCACCTCTCAGGGGAGTTTGTTCcatggtcaaacagctcttactgtcagaaagttcttcctaatgtttagtctgaatctcctttcttgtaacttgaagtcattggttcgggtcctaccctctggagcaggagaaaacaagcttgctccatcttccatgtgaccctTTATATTTTTGAAGATGGCATTCATACATGTGATGTTGGACTCAGGTGCTCCCCATAAGGTGTGAAAGTCCTGATAGGTGGAAAGTGCATCCCCTAGCACTCAGAAAGTAGACTGGGATGTCATGTAGTGGTTGTTGAAATGAGAAGCTCATTGCTGACAGAGCTACTACACCTGATCAGATGCAGTTCTTCAGCTCCTGTGTCCCCAGTGGCCTCCCGCCCAGCTCTGTTTCAGCTGCAACTCTTGCCTATCTCAGCCACTTCCTAGTGGGTAGAAAAGGTGCAATAGGATTTCTTGCTGCCCGCAGCACCTACACTGCAATGCCCATTTTGCCCCTCTCCCTGTATCCTCCCTGCACGCACCGTTTGGCCACCCGTTGCTCTTTCCGCTGACCCTGTGGCTCTCTTCTGCAGAGGAGTTCTCCAAGATGAAGGAAGAGGTCCCCACAGCCTTGGTTGAAGCTCACGTCCGCAAGGTAGAGGAAGCTGCCAAGGTGACAGGCAAGGCAGACCCGGCATTTGGTCTGGAGAGCAGCGGAATTGCAGGGACCACATCCGATGAGCTGGAGAGAATAGGTGAGGGGGGCGAGCGGGGCGCCTTCCGCGCTTCATCCCGTGAAGCGCCCTCGATGGACCTCGCCCAGTGTGCGGTGGGGACTAAGAAGGGTGCCGAGACGCAGGAGACCAGAGCCGGCCTGGCTTCCGGCCTGGAGCTCACACTCAATCGCCTGGCGCAGGGTAAGGGATTCCCATCGTCACTCTATCTAACCCCACCCTACCCCATCAGACCAGGCAGATCATGGGTTGGGCTGTGTGCCTCAAGCTTTCGCCTCCAGAAGCTGACAGTCTGGCTCAGGGAATGGCTTCTGGGGCCTGCCTTCTTGGGGGGTGCCTGGTCTTAAGCTGGAACTGAGCAGCGAGGGAAGGTGGAGGCTGGCATTTGGAGTTCTCCCTCTCTAAGGTGCTCCTGTCCAGAACTTGCCTCAGGTCTAAAATACCAGCAATCTGAGAAGAGTTTACTGGGCCTTAGTCTAGTGGGTCCCTCAGCTGTCATTCCTTGTAAGGGTGCTTGAGACAGGATCTCACCCATTCAGATTCCCACTCCCATTCATTcttccaattcccccccccctttagtggGTGGGAGGGAGCTTCACTTGCAGCCTTTAATATTGGTATCTTTTTTCCTTGTCTGTTTCTCCATTCCTTGCTCAGAAGAGAGCTGCACAGATGAGAACCGGGCAGAACCTCCGTCATCGGAAGAGAAGAAAGAGGTGAAGGTGCGGCAGGGCGTGGATGAGCCCCCATACATGTTCAGCAAAAAATGAGCCTCCAAAATTTCCTGCATGGGGCATACGTAGGTAGGAGAGGGAGGAAACTGAGGAGATGCCTCATAGGATCCCCACAGGATGTTTGCAGCACCAGCTTGCAACTTTTCTAACTAAAGTAAGGCACCATGTTACCCTGCTAACAACTAACTGTCCCTCAGAGTCCTTCACTTCATTAATTTTCTGATCGCAATATATATCCTGGTCTACTTTCCTGGCCACTAGAATAATAACTGTAGATCCCCTGCTCCAGTTCTGAGACTTTTCCAATTGTGCCTTCTATATTGTGTGTGCCTGAGCCCCATGCCACAGCTAGGGGAAGGATTAAGAGGCATTAGGCAGCTGCTGGAATCAAGCCCTTCTCTCAATGCAGGAACCAAGAGAAGGCGCCCTGGAGGAGGAAGTGAAGGAGAAACTTGGAGAGGTGCccaggaaagaggaagagaaaagcaaagaGGCTGACGGCGAGAAGGAGATGGACAAGAGTGACGGGGACACCATGGGTGAGCACCACCTTCTGGGTAATGGCAAAGCTCATAAAGTAGCGAGTGAACTAGGAGCCTGAGCAGAGCTGGGATGCTGTGGTCACATGTTCTGAAGCAGGGGCTCCCTCCGGATGTTGCTCAACTACGTCTCATCAGTAACGATTGAGcacgctggctgggactgatgagagctggagtctagcaaacatctggagggctacagtttACCCAACCCTAAAGTCTAAAGTCTCAGCCAGAGGTACTGTTAACTTAAATGCAGCACAGTATGCCACTTGCCTCCTAGAGGCATAAGAACCTAATGGGAATGGGACAGCTCTGCCATTGGAAAATCGAAAAGCTTGTGGTTAGTAGCATTGGTGGGTGTGAAGAGTGTTGGGACGGAAGGTGAGTTAACAGAGCAGTAAAGTAAacattccaagcacaattcaaagtgttggtgttgatctttaaagccctaaacagcttcggtCTTGTATAcgcaaaggagcgtctccacccgcatcgttcagcctggacactgaggtccagctccaaggggcttctggtggttccctcactgaaagaagtgaagctacagggagccaggcagaaggCTTTCCCAGTAGtcgcacccgccctgtagaagaGTTGAACAATCATATGACTttttgtagacatctgaaggcagccctgtttcgggaagcttttaatgtctgatgtattgtgtgttttatattttgttggaagctgaccagagtggctggggcacaacaaattcctcttctttttatgatgatgatgatgactactactactactacagcaacTAGTACCACAAAGAAAACATCCACTCATGAATTTCttgctgtccttccttccttctttccttctcttccttcctcccctccctccttccttccttccttccctccctcccacccatccCACCTGTGCCTGATCAGCCTTTTGAGTGCATGAAAAAATGTGCAGTGATAAACCAGGCACTGAGGGATATTCCACCTCTTTCTAAGCAATAGTAGGCCAGGAGATCACGCACCCATCTGCCCATaatttgtttttctcctcctcagCTGAcggggaaaaggaaaaagaacccaAGGATGGTAGTGAAGAAGGGCCCAAGGATCTGGCGGAGGCCGAGGCGGAGCGGAAGACCAAAGTGGAGAGGGACATAGGCGAGGGCAATCTTTCTACGGCAGCGGCGGCAGCtttggcggcggcagcagtgaaGGCGAAGGTCAGTGGCTGCAGGATTGGCTGGCTTCTCCATAGGCCAGATGGACGTGTGGGGTTGCCATTCGGACTGACCTTCTAGGAAGCAAATTGCTTTTATATAGTCATGCAGTTGCTAGGCTGCAACCCCATGGTAAAAACATACCAAGTGGGTTACAAATTTTATAAACGGCATGAAGCTAAACAGCAGgcagaagcatttttttaaaaaaagttgaaaaGTCAATACAACAGATACAGTGAGGTTCCTAGTTCAGATCACACCTCAGCCGTAAGTTTCCTTGATCTCTTTAGGAAAGCTACAGAATCTCTTGGCTTCCATCCTTCCTCTGGAATATGAGGAAAATAGTTGCACTGCTATTGTTTGGATTATTGGCATATTGTATGTGACATGTTTTAGGCAGCCAACAAGTTAGCAGGGCCAGTAAGTTGGTCATGTTGCCATGCATTCAGGCACTCTGTTTTTGCTCTCTCACTTGGGTGACTCAGGGGTTGGAATTCTGAGCCCAGCTTCTAATCTGACAATCTCTCAGTCCTGCTTTAGGCATGAAGGCTTAAGGTGTGGGGTAACTTCTGAAGATGTAGAACGTGGGGTAGGGCAGTCCTCCTCTGCTGGGAAGTTTTGGTCTCTGGATTTTTCATAGAGTTCTGTAGGGCATGCTACTTCCAGAGCTTTGATCCAccctctctcctctttctctgcaGCACTTGGCAGCCGTGGAAGAGCGTAAGATCAAGTCCCTGGTTGCCTTGCTGGTGGAGACTCAGATGAAGAAGCTTGAGATCAAGCTAAGGCACTTTGAGGAGCTGGAGACCATCATGGACCGGGAGCGCGAGGCAGTGAGTACGCTTGCGCCCCCTTGAGGCCAGCACTGCTTACGCTGCCCAAAGCAGGTTGAGCCCCATGCTGAGATGCAActtaacacgtgtgtgtgtgtgtgtgtgtgtgtgcgtgtgcttcTGGGTTTTGTAGGAACTCCTGCTCTAGGTGCTGCCACAGCCTCTGTTTGTTTTGTATCTTCCCTAGTtgatgtgggaatgttgtggatagtaggagaggatatattgattaaatattatccttcctcactcaagCTAGTGAGTCATATAGCAGAGctcattcccctttacacagcaggaagctagtttgcaaattcgtttgaatctctttaagCAATCCAATCCGGCATGCCTAGATTGGAGTTTATTCCTGGTAAGCCCCCTTTTGTCCCctcttaaaaagaaataaagacacaacagtcttcctTAAACAGTAACaataagtttacttacattcagttcacagtatgatccctgaaggcaggctttagcttgtaatTACAGTTACAGAATGTGGCTTACATCCTTTGTAAGGATGGGCccttgtgctgctggctgagagccagcagtgcagtccaAGAGAAGAAAGTCTCAAGAAAATCCAAAAGAGATGGCTGCGTGACGGGACCTTTTGTGGGGTCTGCAAGGGTCacgcccacctacctggtcacatgcagggggaggatgctccagaccaggtggaacaggaagttcaactggctggaTCAACATCTCCCTGTCTGCatccactctaggcaaacaaagaatgttgtatttgactgctataAGGATTACATTCCACAGTTGACAGCCATGATTCTTCTTACTTGCAGCCAGGCAGTGGTCCGTATGGGAAGCCCAGAGAATGCTCTGAAGGCACCTGCTGCAGTTATATGCTGGAGCTAAGTAGATTTGGCTCCAGCGGATGACTGGGAACATTAGGCTCCATGTATAACGAAGCATATGTAGCGGAGTAAGAATTTGCGGCCACGTTAggagaagaaaagaaaccaaGGGAAGGGAGAGCACTGCATGAGGGGGTTTGGAATAGAGAACTTGCCCAGCGTAACCTGTCCCTGATCTCTCTGTAGCTAGAGTACCAGAGGCAGCAGCTCCTGGCTGACCGACAGGCCTTCCACATGGAGCAGCTCAAGTATGCTGAGATGCGCGCTCGCCAGCAACATTTCCAGCAGAtgcaccaacagcagcagcagcagccaccgccACCGCCTCTCTCTGTGGGCACACAGCCTCTTCCTCCTTCAGGGGCTCCTCTGGCACCAGCTGCACACTCCATGCCTATCGCCCAGGCTTCTGTGCCGGCCACCAGCACCGTAGGGCAGCCCAGCAGTTTGGCTCCAGCAGAACAGATTGGGCAGCCAGTGGCTGCTCAGCCACAGCCCGCAGCCGCTGGAGCTCCACAGACAGGCCCAGGTCAGACTGGACAGCCGTCTGCAGGTTCTCATGGTAAGTGCGACCAGCTTTTCGTTTGATCCACCAAGGGCAGAACGAGACTGTGCTCTGCAAGGGCACACATGCGCTCCGGGCTTCATTTCTCACATTGCAAATATCAGGGCTAGGAAGGGTGTGCTCAGGCTTTGCAGAGCTTCTGCAGTCAGAGCAGAAAGGCTACAGGTCTGGCTTCTTCGAGGTCGGCTCCAGAGCTGAAGGGATCTCTTCCCTTGGCAAAACCAAAGAGATGCTAGATTCCTTACAGTTCAGAAGCTTGTAGCTCCATTTGtaacaaaaactttaaaaaagaaaatcagttCATAATTATGTTCTGAATAAAGTGTATTCTGTGGTAAACCAATTCATACATAATGCACTTTATGTTCCTAAAGTAACAAAGTGGCTTTCAGTATGTATAGAGTACTTTTTTAAAACTGGGGAAAGCCCAGGCTTTTTTCATGGCTTCAGAACTTTTGGAAATTTGACATCTCTACTCATGATCTAATGGAACAAGCTGCTTACAGAGCCTT comes from Podarcis raffonei isolate rPodRaf1 chromosome 2, rPodRaf1.pri, whole genome shotgun sequence and encodes:
- the SMARCC2 gene encoding SWI/SNF complex subunit SMARCC2 isoform X2, which produces MAVRKKDGGPNVKYYEASDTVSQFDSARIWLSKNYKKYIQAEPPTNKSLSSLVVQLLQFQEEVFGKHVSNAPLTKLPIKCFLDFKAGGALCHILAAAYKFKSDQGWRRFDFQNPSRMDRNVEMFMTIEKSLVQNNCLSRPNIYLHPDVDPKLQAKLKDIVKRHQGTVTEDKNNASHIVFPVPGSLEEEEWVRPIMKRDKQVLLHWGYYPDSYDTWIPASEIEAPVEDAPTPEKPRKVHGKWILDTDTFNEWMNEEDYEVNDEKSPVSRRKKISAKTLTDEVNSPDSDRRDKKGGNYKKRKRSPSPSPTPEAKKKNAKKGPSTPYTKSKRGHREEEQEDLTKDMDEPSPVPNVEEVTLPKTVNTKKDSESAPVKGGTMTDLDEPEDETMETAGKDEEENNAGNKGEQTKNPDLHEDNVTEQTHHIIIPSYAAWFDYNSVHAIERRALPEFFNGKNKSKTPEIYLAYRNFMIDTYRLNPQEYLTSTACRRNLAGDVCAIMRVHAFLEQWGLINYQVDAESRPTPMGPPPTSHFHVLADTPSGLVPLQPKTPQSRQSDSDTKAGRKNKEIEDLVTETVKGKPELQTTASQQMLNFPDKSKEKPPDMQNFGLRTDMYTKKNAPSKSKAAASATREWTEQETLLLLEALEMYKDDWNKVSEHVGSRTQDECILHFLRLPIEDPYLEDSEASLGPLAYQPIPFSQSGNPVMSTVAFLASVVDPRVASAAAKSALEEFSKMKEEVPTALVEAHVRKVEEAAKVTGKADPAFGLESSGIAGTTSDELERIGEGGERGAFRASSREAPSMDLAQCAVGTKKGAETQETRAGLASGLELTLNRLAQESCTDENRAEPPSSEEKKEVKEPREGALEEEVKEKLGEVPRKEEEKSKEADGEKEMDKSDGDTMADGEKEKEPKDGSEEGPKDLAEAEAERKTKVERDIGEGNLSTAAAAALAAAAVKAKHLAAVEERKIKSLVALLVETQMKKLEIKLRHFEELETIMDREREALEYQRQQLLADRQAFHMEQLKYAEMRARQQHFQQMHQQQQQQPPPPPLSVGTQPLPPSGAPLAPAAHSMPIAQASVPATSTVGQPSSLAPAEQIGQPVAAQPQPAAAGAPQTGPGQTGQPSAGSHAQPPFPSQQPSSQILPGAVPATVHPAMAGNIPSALPFGMPASIPFSMASNVTDSIGINFPANTPVHPVHGNLACSMANPPIVNIASTLHPPATPLPHGSAAAQSPAIVAAMQGSLLSNAGVGSDQGPSLQPDPIAPSPSTATPVPPTQ
- the SMARCC2 gene encoding SWI/SNF complex subunit SMARCC2 isoform X1; the encoded protein is MAVRKKDGGPNVKYYEASDTVSQFDSARIWLSKNYKKYIQAEPPTNKSLSSLVVQLLQFQEEVFGKHVSNAPLTKLPIKCFLDFKAGGALCHILAAAYKFKSDQGWRRFDFQNPSRMDRNVEMFMTIEKSLVQNNCLSRPNIYLHPDVDPKLQAKLKDIVKRHQGTVTEDKNNASHIVFPVPGSLEEEEWVRPIMKRDKQVLLHWGYYPDSYDTWIPASEIEAPVEDAPTPEKPRKVHGKWILDTDTFNEWMNEEDYEVNDEKSPVSRRKKISAKTLTDEVNSPDSDRRDKKGGNYKKRKRSPSPSPTPEAKKKNAKKGPSTPYTKSKRGHREEEQEDLTKDMDEPSPVPNVEEVTLPKTVNTKKDSESAPVKGGTMTDLDEPEDETMETAGKDEEENNAGNKGEQTKNPDLHEDNVTEQTHHIIIPSYAAWFDYNSVHAIERRALPEFFNGKNKSKTPEIYLAYRNFMIDTYRLNPQEYLTSTACRRNLAGDVCAIMRVHAFLEQWGLINYQVDAESRPTPMGPPPTSHFHVLADTPSGLVPLQPKTPQSRQSDSDTKAGRKNKEIEDLVTETVKGKPELQTTASQQMLNFPDKSKEKPPDMQNFGLRTDMYTKKNAPSKSKAAASATREWTEQETLLLLEALEMYKDDWNKVSEHVGSRTQDECILHFLRLPIEDPYLEDSEASLGPLAYQPIPFSQSGNPVMSTVAFLASVVDPRVASAAAKSALEEFSKMKEEVPTALVEAHVRKVEEAAKVTGKADPAFGLESSGIAGTTSDELERIGEGGERGAFRASSREAPSMDLAQCAVGTKKGAETQETRAGLASGLELTLNRLAQEESCTDENRAEPPSSEEKKEVKEPREGALEEEVKEKLGEVPRKEEEKSKEADGEKEMDKSDGDTMADGEKEKEPKDGSEEGPKDLAEAEAERKTKVERDIGEGNLSTAAAAALAAAAVKAKHLAAVEERKIKSLVALLVETQMKKLEIKLRHFEELETIMDREREALEYQRQQLLADRQAFHMEQLKYAEMRARQQHFQQMHQQQQQQPPPPPLSVGTQPLPPSGAPLAPAAHSMPIAQASVPATSTVGQPSSLAPAEQIGQPVAAQPQPAAAGAPQTGPGQTGQPSAGSHAQPPFPSQQPSSQILPGAVPATVHPAMAGNIPSALPFGMPASIPFSMASNVTDSIGINFPANTPVHPVHGNLACSMANPPIVNIASTLHPPATPLPHGSAAAQSPAIVAAMQGSLLSNAGVGSDQGPSLQPDPIAPSPSTATPVPPTQ
- the SMARCC2 gene encoding SWI/SNF complex subunit SMARCC2 isoform X7 yields the protein MAVRKKDGGPNVKYYEASDTVSQFDSARIWLSKNYKKYIQAEPPTNKSLSSLVVQLLQFQEEVFGKHVSNAPLTKLPIKCFLDFKAGGALCHILAAAYKFKSDQGWRRFDFQNPSRMDRNVEMFMTIEKSLVQNNCLSRPNIYLHPDVDPKLQAKLKDIVKRHQGTVTEDKNNASHIVFPVPGSLEEEEWVRPIMKRDKQVLLHWGYYPDSYDTWIPASEIEAPVEDAPTPEKPRKVHGKWILDTDTFNEWMNEEDYEVNDEKSPVSRRKKISAKTLTDEVNSPDSDRRDKKGGNYKKRKRSPSPSPTPEAKKKNAKKGPSTPYTKSKRGHREEEQEDLTKDMDEPSPVPNVEEVTLPKTVNTKKDSESAPVKGGTMTDLDEPEDETMETAGKDEEENNAGNKGEQTKNPDLHEDNVTEQTHHIIIPSYAAWFDYNSVHAIERRALPEFFNGKNKSKTPEIYLAYRNFMIDTYRLNPQEYLTSTACRRNLAGDVCAIMRVHAFLEQWGLINYQVDAESRPTPMGPPPTSHFHVLADTPSGLVPLQPKTPQSRQSDSDTKAGRKNKEIEDLVTETVKGKPELQTTASQQMLNFPDKSKEKPPDMQNFGLRTDMYTKKNAPSKSKAAASATREWTEQETLLLLEALEMYKDDWNKVSEHVGSRTQDECILHFLRLPIEDPYLEDSEASLGPLAYQPIPFSQSGNPVMSTVAFLASVVDPRVASAAAKSALEEFSKMKEEVPTALVEAHVRKVEEAAKVTGKADPAFGLESSGIAGTTSDELERIGEGGERGAFRASSREAPSMDLAQCAVGTKKGAETQETRAGLASGLELTLNRLAQEESCTDENRAEPPSSEEKKEVKEPREGALEEEVKEKLGEVPRKEEEKSKEADGEKEMDKSDGDTMADGEKEKEPKDGSEEGPKDLAEAEAERKTKVERDIGEGNLSTAAAAALAAAAVKAKHLAAVEERKIKSLVALLVETQMKKLEIKLRHFEELETIMDREREALEYQRQQLLADRQAFHMEQLKYAEMRARQQHFQQMHQQQQQQPPPPPLSVGTQPLPPSGAPLAPAAHSMPIAQASVPATSTVGQPSSLAPAEQIGQPVAAQPQPAAAGAPQTGPGQTGQPSAGSHAQPPFPSQQPSSQILPGAVPATVHPAMADQGPSLQPDPIAPSPSTATPVPPTQ